One Setaria viridis chromosome 3, Setaria_viridis_v4.0, whole genome shotgun sequence DNA window includes the following coding sequences:
- the LOC140222251 gene encoding uncharacterized protein, translating into MEKHFRGFTIQQIPRLENDEADKLTKAAAQNEPLPPDVFYEIIQTPSTKEPASKATNAIQSFDWRAQIMAYMRGHFEPHDEVELTRLMQKARGYSIIDGELYKAGISTPWLRCIDTESGKEVLAEIHKGFCGSHIRSKALVSKVLRQGFYWPSVVRYAQSLVRGYEACQKLTNQGHAPSLPIQLIPQTWLL; encoded by the coding sequence ATGGAGAAGCACTTCAGAGGGTTCACTATTCAACAAATCCCGAGGTTAGAAAATGATGAGGCAGATAAGCTCACGAAGGCAGCAGCTCAAAATGAGCCGCTACCCCCAGATGTGTTCTACGAGATCATTCAAACTCCATCAACAAAAGAGCCAGCTTCGAAAGCCACAAATGCAATCCAGAGCTTCGATTGGAGGGCTCAAATCATGGCTTATATGAGAGGACACTTTGAGCCTCATGATGAAGTTGAGTTAACCAGGCTAATGCAAAAGGCTAGGGGTTACTCAATCATAGATGGTGAACTATACAAAGCTGGAATATCAACACCTTGGCTTCGCTGCATTGACACAGAAAGTGGAAAGGAGGTTCTAGCTGAAATCCACAAAGGTTTTTGTGGGTCTCATATCAGATCGAAGGCACTGGTGAGCAAGGTGTTGAGGCAAGGTTTCTATTGGCCTTCAGTTGTTCGCTATGCACAGAGTCTCGTGCGAGGCTACGAAGCTTGCCAAAAACTGACAAATCAAGGGCATGCCCCATCACTACCAATTCAACTTATCCCACAAACATGGCTTCTGTAA